The proteins below are encoded in one region of Salvelinus namaycush isolate Seneca chromosome 32, SaNama_1.0, whole genome shotgun sequence:
- the LOC120027066 gene encoding otolith matrix protein OMM-64, which yields MLSRLLIVPLIFALAGLAISAPVTDGTEADNDERAAPLLVHLKGDKDGGGLTGSPDGVYAGTTDGTDSSKELAGGAVDTSPDTTDTPDASSSDIFPDTYNRDTSVETTGNPDDSDAPDAAEAAGSQDTTDAADASEAVAETVDTFDIPDTDGADDREKVSTEVSTEDLDSAGVDKSPESDSTESPGSDSTESPGSDSTESPGSDSTESPGSDSTESPGSDSTDEVLTDVQADSADVTSDDMDEATETDKDDDKSDDKSDADAATDKDDSDEDKDTELDGKAHAEDTQTEEAADSDSKQGAADSDSDTDDDRPEKDVKNDSDDSKDTTEEDDKPDKDDKKNRDSADNSNDDSDEVIQVPREEPEQQEMNLEEGGVIGSQEETVAADKEEGSDVGDQKPGPEDSIEEGSPVGRQDFEPPQDSEEEEAKLEAKEEEELEKEAKKEEELEEAEAKKEEEELEEEERKLKTIESDSQEDSQEDSKDESEAEPDSNSKKDIGTSDAPEPQEDDSEEDTEAQPEDTDDSMMKEPKDSDDAASDKDDKDKNDMDKEDMDKDDMDKDDMDKDASDSEDDQSESDAEPGADSHTDVDEIDGEETMTPDSEEIMKSGEMDSVVEATEAVPADILDQQDDMTQGTSQAADAAASAPAAQS from the exons ATGTTGTCACG ACTGTTGATTGTTCCTTTGATCTTTGCTTTGGCTGGTCTCGCTATCTCAGCCCCCGTTACTG ATGGAACCGAGGCAGACAATGATG AGAGAGCTGCACCCTTGCTAGTGCACCTTAAAG GTGACAAAGATGGCGGAGGCCTCACAGGCAGCCCGGATGGAGTATACGCAG GGACCACAGATGGGACTGATTCCAGTAAAGAGCTAGCAGGAG GTGCAGTGGATACCTCACCTGATACAACAGACAccccag ATGCCAGTAGCAGTGATATATTCCCAGACACATACA ACAGAGATACCAGCGTGGAAACTACAGGCAATCCTGATGACTCTGATGCCCCAG ATGCAGCTGAAGCAGCAGGCAGCCAAGATACAACGGATGCAGCTG ATGCCTCTGAGGCTGTGGCAGAGACCGTAGACACTTTTGATATACCAG ATACAGATGGTGCAGATGACAGGGAGAAGGTGTCAACAGAGGTGTCAACAGAGGATTTGG ACTCAGCAGGTGTGGATAAGTCTCCAGAAAGTGACTCCACAGAGTCTCCAGGAAGTGACTCCACAGAGTCTCCAGGAAGTGACTCCACAGAGTCTCCAGGAAGTGACTCCACAGAGTCTCCAGGAAGTGACTCCACTGAGTCTCCAGGAAGTGACTCCACAG ATGAAGTGCTGACAGACGTGCAAGCTGACTCTGCTG ATGTGACCAGTGATGACATGGATGAGGCCACAGAGACGGACAAAGATGATGACAAGAGTGACGACAAGAGTGATGCAG ATGCTGCCACAGACAAAGATGACAGTGATGAGGATAAGGACACTGAACTAGATGGTAAGGCCCATGCagaagacacacagacagaggaagcGGCAGACAGCGACAGCAAACAAGGCGCTGCAGACTCAGACTCTGACACGGACGATGACAGGCCAGAGAAAGACGTCAAGAACGACTCAGATGACAGCAAGGACACCACCGAAGAAGACGACAAACCAGACAAAGATGATAAGAAAAACAGAGACAGCGCAGACAACAGCAATGATGACAGCGATGAGGTGATCCAGGTCCCCAGGGAGGAACCAGAGCAGCAGGAAATGAacctggaggagggaggagtgatTGGCAGCCAGGAGGAGACTGTAGCAGCAGACAAGGAGGAGGGGAGTGATGTGGGGGACCAGAAGCCCGGCCCTGAAGACAGCATCGAGGAGGGAAGCCCTGTAGGGAGGCAAGATTTTGAGCCTCCACAGGAttcggaggaggaggaggcgaaGCTGGAGgcaaaggaggaggaggagctggagaaggaggcaaagaaggaggaggagttggaggaggCGGAGGcaaagaaagaggaggaggagctggaggaggaggagaggaaactgAAAACAATAGAGTCCGACAGTCAGGAGGACAGTCAGGAGGACAGTAAGGATGAAAGTGAGGCTGAACCAGACTCCAACAGTAAAAAGGACATTGGGACCAGCGATGCCCCTGAACCACAAGAGGATGACAGTGAAGAGGACACTGAAGCCCAGCCAGAGGACACTGATGATAGCATGATGAAAGAGCCCAAAG ATTCTGACGATGCTGCGTCTGACAAAGATGATAAAGACAAGAATGATATGGACAAAGAAGATATGGACAAGGATGATATGGACAAAGATGATATGGACAAGGATGCCTCTG ACTCAGAGGATGACCAATCTGAATCGGATGCAGAGCCAGGCGCAGATTCACACACAG ATGTCGATGAGATAGATGGGGAAGAAACAATGACTCCAGATTCAGAAG AGATAATGAAGTCTGGTGAGATGGACTCGGTTGTCGAGGCAACTGAAG ccGTTCCAGCTGACATTCTGGACCAACAGGATGACATGACACAGGGCACCTCACAGG CTGCTGATGCTGCTGCCAGCGCCCCGGCAGCCCAGTCTTAG